In Gossypium arboreum isolate Shixiya-1 chromosome 5, ASM2569848v2, whole genome shotgun sequence, a single genomic region encodes these proteins:
- the LOC128293355 gene encoding uncharacterized protein LOC128293355, which yields MKEDVKSWSQMESISPSMEPSSSPPPAELIFLHDTHFALHGEIWLVTVVLIFALFFAFVVFLPRLRLSRRSSESQASDSDDNITRRRNCPLTSSRKPRRFDDDEADQEQQYLNRINHKFPL from the coding sequence ATGAAGGAAGATGTAAAATCATGGAGCCAGATGGAGTCGATTTCACCATCAATGGAGCCTTCAAGCTCACCACCACCAGCTGAGCTTATTTTCTTGCACGACACCCACTTCGCTTTGCATGGCGAAATATGGTTAGTTACGGTCGTTCTTATTTTTGCTCTCTTCTTTGCGTTCGTCGTTTTTCTTCCTCGCCTTAGACTGAGTCGAAGAAGCTCGGAGTCACAAGCTTCAGATTCTGATGATAACATTACACGGAGGAGGAACTGTCCTTTGACGTCTTCCAGGAAGCCGAGAAGATTCGATGACGATGAAGCAGATCAAGAGCAACAATACTTGAATCGAATCAACCACAAATTTCCGTTGTAA